In Strigops habroptila isolate Jane chromosome 7, bStrHab1.2.pri, whole genome shotgun sequence, the following are encoded in one genomic region:
- the LOC115603600 gene encoding translation initiation factor IF-2-like, with amino-acid sequence MLGQKHPVGACNTRGAQHGQAAGAGLPAVPADVPGSPPGGGPWPALRRVAAGRAPAWAAVLSRTPPPCTDVRGVGLGTRVPDTPRHAAGVRWHVGGSPGGGARGGYFPFGNSETPGAGPSAGSGPRALLPRGRSPTFARRFWSLGRALGVRRMRSGREQRGVAQGRGPGTGGTGSTLKKDRGPKGINRHHFHVGFQAFLRSNGSLVSEDGDCGCGFGDLLQMSHDAQQILHGQWG; translated from the exons ATGCTGGGCCAGAAGCACCCGGTCGGGGCCTGTAACACAAGGGGAGCCCAGCACGGGCAGGCGGCGGGCGCGGGGTTACCTGCGGTCCCGGCAGATGTGCCCGGCAGCCCCCCGGGTGGCGGGCCCTGGCCGGCGCTGCGCAGGGTGGCCGCGGGCAGGGCACCCGCCtgggcagcagtgctgagccGGACCCCGCCTCCCTGCACAGACGTCCGTGGGGTGGGCCTGGGCACGCGTGTTCCAGACACGCCTCGGCATGCCGCCGGCGTGCGCTGGCACGT GGGTGGAAGCCCAGGAGGCGGCGCCCGCGGCGGTTATTTCCCCTTTGGCAATTCGGAGACTCCCGGGGCGGGGCCGAGCGCGGGATCCGGGCCCCGGGCGCTGCTGCCCCGCGGCCGCAGCCCCACGTTCGCGCGTCGGTTTTGGTCCCTCGGGCGCGCCCTCGGGGTGCGGCGCATGCGCAGTGGGCGGGAGCAGCGTGGGGTTGCGCAGGGCAGGGGTCCCGGCACCGGCGGCACCGGCAG CACATTGAAGAAGGACCGTGGACCCAAGGGGATAAACCGGCATCACTTCCATGTTGGTTTCCAGGCTTTCCTGAGAAGCAATGGCAGCCTTGTGAGTGAGGACGGTGACTGCGGATGCGGTTTTG gtgaCTTGTTGCAGATGTCTCATGATGCTCAACAGATACTCCACGGCCAATGGGGCTGA